The following is a genomic window from Nicotiana tabacum cultivar K326 chromosome 3, ASM71507v2, whole genome shotgun sequence.
taataggaatgattgtataacggcttattcaatatcatttattactcataattatatcattaaagctgaggcttcattcctttacctagaattacctataaaaggaagaagtatcatcatttgtagaGACACGGAGTACTATTGGGAACTtattgaaatacaaaactatttgttgttttaccatcattctccaaaatattttattttcgtctcctgattatcagtaacccgaatttctttttagctttgaccaaagactcagatttttggttaaacaataatACTTCTTTCCAAACCTGTAGTCCTTTTTAACCACTTGCTAACTGGGTCTGGATCCCAAATATAATTCTCTAACATTTTACTCGGCCCAATAATCTCAATTGACCCAATCTCATTCATCTCTTCTAGCCTATGGGCCCTTATGGAGTCAACTTGGTTCACAACAATACTCCCGCCCTCAAAAAGAACCTTGTCCTGACTCAAGGTTCAAGAAAGAAAATCTCGTTGGGCAATTTAGCGTGTTATAAACACCTGGGCTACGATAGGCAAAAAGTTTTAAGAGCAAGATCATAATTTGGTTGGTAGCTTGGAGTTTAGACTTGGGTTCATCTTTATTGCTTAGCTTCAGAAGAAAAATAAATGTATTCCAGATACCATGGCAAAGAAGAGTAACAATTTGAGATGTGTCCAAAAGAGCAGAGCACCTAATGGTGTCACTCAAGCTTCCATAAGTCATCTGCCTGAGCTTAGCAACACTATTGGTTGTCGCATGAACTTTCTCAGCAACGTGAGGTACATTTGTTATACTTTCCAATAGCAACTCACAGCTAACAGTATCTGCGATGCCATTTTTACTCCCTCTTTCTTCAATATCAATTCCTAATGAAAGGGGAAGAATAATTGTGTTAGCTTTCACCATTGAAATTGCTGCCCAGATGAGATCCTTCGTGGTACCAGTggagtcattttcttctttatcaaatgaaaAAGTTACATGATAGGTCAAAATGTAGGTAATACTCTCAGATATTTGGATGCCAAAAATTTCATCAAGTGCAATATCAGCAAAAGGAGCACCAGAAGGACTAGAAATATGATTCAAACCATATTCCTTAACATGCTCACATGAAATATGATACAGACCATACTCATGCTTAGACCCACCAAAGCTAAAATTATCCAACTTGAAGCACTGATGCACAGTTTTAGAAGCTCGCTCTCTATCAAATCTTGCCATTGTAACTGCAATCAACCAATTGCAACCAGGTTCTTTCTTAGTTACAGTAAAAAATTTCAGCCTTATCACGTTGAGTTCAGTTATAACCTGTCCTACGACCACAAACTTGTTCAAGAGGATAACATAAACTAATGCATCATCTAAGCCATGATGTAATTTATGGTGTGCAGCTAACTCTACCATTTCAATGACACCATAAAAGGTGTAACCCACAGGGTGCACCGTTTGAACCTTCACCTTAGGCCCACTCCTTAATTCTAATGCCTTACACTCCTGTAACATGGCAGCAAGTGCAGCTATTGCAGGCTGCATTTTACTAAGGAAGTTTGCAGCGAGAAGACGAGCATTCATTTTGGACCCATACCTACCAATTTCGACAGAATGCGCAACCTGGGCCAAGAAATCCAATAGTAAGGCCAAGAAATGTGGTTTTGGAAGTGGTTGTGGCGGCCGAGGTTGAACAGCTTGTACATCCATTGTGCAACTGGACATTTCATTAGACAACTTGCCACCCTCCGTAGTACCATCGAGGCCAACTACAGCAGAACATAGTGCAATAGGGAAGCAATGTGGTATATCAAAATGAATATTCAAGCTCTCGAACAGAATGGATGGAGAGACAGACTCACCAGGATCAAATGGAAGGTGTAGAGATGTATGCTCATACACCAATCTGATTCCATCCAACATTAAGAGGTCGTTCCTGTCCCAGAGTGTTTCGACCACTTCATTGTCAACCAAAAATTGCTCGGTATAGTGAAAAAAATTATCAAACGCCGGACTCACGTCATTTCTAGAATGCTCGTCATCTTCATATGTAACTACACTACCTTCTCCCTTGCTAATGATAAAAGGAAATCTATAGGCAGGGAGAATGAGATCAGTATTCCCACAAACTTCACTCTCCGCCTCCAAACCTTTGCTGATAACCGAGCCCATTATCTCAAAGTCATCTGCCATAAGTGAGCACTCTTGAAAAGTTTGCCTAGCTCCTTGAGAAAAATTATCAAACACCTGGCCTTCGGATGCTGTtgagaattcctt
Proteins encoded in this region:
- the LOC107781077 gene encoding uncharacterized protein LOC107781077 isoform X2 is translated as MKALTEMRFSFVDPGKEFSTASEGQVFDNFSQGARQTFQECSLMADDFEIMGSVISKGLEAESEVCGNTDLILPAYRFPFIISKGEGSVVTYEDDEHSRNDVSPAFDNFFHYTEQFLVDNEVVETLWDRNDLLMLDGIRLVYEHTSLHLPFDPVGLDGTTEGGKLSNEMSSCTMDVQAVQPRPPQPLPKPHFLALLLDFLAQVAHSVEIGRYGSKMNARLLAANFLSKMQPAIAALAAMLQECKALELRSGPKVKVQTVHPVGYTFYGVIEMVELAAHHKLHHGLDDALVYVILLNKFVVVGQVITELNVIRLKFFTVTKKEPGCNWLIAVTMARFDRERASKTVHQCFKLDNFSFGGSKHEYGLYHISCEHVKEYGLNHISSPSGAPFADIALDEIFGIQISESITYILTYHVTFSFDKEENDSTGTTKDLIWAAISMVKANTIILPLSLGIDIEERGSKNGIADTVSCELLLESITNVPHVAEKVHATTNSVAKLRQMTYGSLSDTIRCSALLDTSQIVTLLCHGIWNTFIFLLKLSNKDEPKSKLQATNQIMILLLKLFAYRSPGVYNTLNCPTRFSFLNLESGQGSF
- the LOC107781077 gene encoding uncharacterized protein LOC107781077 isoform X1, whose translation is MKALTEMRFSFVDPGKEFSTASEGQVFDNFSQGARQTFQECSLMADDFEIMGSVISKGLEAESEVCGNTDLILPAYRFPFIISKGEGSVVTYEDDEHSRNDVSPAFDNFFHYTEQFLVDNEVVETLWDRNDLLMLDGIRLVYEHTSLHLPFDPGESVSPSILFESLNIHFDIPHCFPIALCSAVVGLDGTTEGGKLSNEMSSCTMDVQAVQPRPPQPLPKPHFLALLLDFLAQVAHSVEIGRYGSKMNARLLAANFLSKMQPAIAALAAMLQECKALELRSGPKVKVQTVHPVGYTFYGVIEMVELAAHHKLHHGLDDALVYVILLNKFVVVGQVITELNVIRLKFFTVTKKEPGCNWLIAVTMARFDRERASKTVHQCFKLDNFSFGGSKHEYGLYHISCEHVKEYGLNHISSPSGAPFADIALDEIFGIQISESITYILTYHVTFSFDKEENDSTGTTKDLIWAAISMVKANTIILPLSLGIDIEERGSKNGIADTVSCELLLESITNVPHVAEKVHATTNSVAKLRQMTYGSLSDTIRCSALLDTSQIVTLLCHGIWNTFIFLLKLSNKDEPKSKLQATNQIMILLLKLFAYRSPGVYNTLNCPTRFSFLNLESGQGSF
- the LOC107781077 gene encoding uncharacterized protein LOC107781077 isoform X4; the encoded protein is MADDFEIMGSVISKGLEAESEVCGNTDLILPAYRFPFIISKGEGSVVTYEDDEHSRNDVSPAFDNFFHYTEQFLVDNEVVETLWDRNDLLMLDGIRLVYEHTSLHLPFDPVGLDGTTEGGKLSNEMSSCTMDVQAVQPRPPQPLPKPHFLALLLDFLAQVAHSVEIGRYGSKMNARLLAANFLSKMQPAIAALAAMLQECKALELRSGPKVKVQTVHPVGYTFYGVIEMVELAAHHKLHHGLDDALVYVILLNKFVVVGQVITELNVIRLKFFTVTKKEPGCNWLIAVTMARFDRERASKTVHQCFKLDNFSFGGSKHEYGLYHISCEHVKEYGLNHISSPSGAPFADIALDEIFGIQISESITYILTYHVTFSFDKEENDSTGTTKDLIWAAISMVKANTIILPLSLGIDIEERGSKNGIADTVSCELLLESITNVPHVAEKVHATTNSVAKLRQMTYGSLSDTIRCSALLDTSQIVTLLCHGIWNTFIFLLKLSNKDEPKSKLQATNQIMILLLKLFAYRSPGVYNTLNCPTRFSFLNLESGQGSF
- the LOC107781077 gene encoding uncharacterized protein LOC107781077 isoform X3, with the protein product MADDFEIMGSVISKGLEAESEVCGNTDLILPAYRFPFIISKGEGSVVTYEDDEHSRNDVSPAFDNFFHYTEQFLVDNEVVETLWDRNDLLMLDGIRLVYEHTSLHLPFDPGESVSPSILFESLNIHFDIPHCFPIALCSAVVGLDGTTEGGKLSNEMSSCTMDVQAVQPRPPQPLPKPHFLALLLDFLAQVAHSVEIGRYGSKMNARLLAANFLSKMQPAIAALAAMLQECKALELRSGPKVKVQTVHPVGYTFYGVIEMVELAAHHKLHHGLDDALVYVILLNKFVVVGQVITELNVIRLKFFTVTKKEPGCNWLIAVTMARFDRERASKTVHQCFKLDNFSFGGSKHEYGLYHISCEHVKEYGLNHISSPSGAPFADIALDEIFGIQISESITYILTYHVTFSFDKEENDSTGTTKDLIWAAISMVKANTIILPLSLGIDIEERGSKNGIADTVSCELLLESITNVPHVAEKVHATTNSVAKLRQMTYGSLSDTIRCSALLDTSQIVTLLCHGIWNTFIFLLKLSNKDEPKSKLQATNQIMILLLKLFAYRSPGVYNTLNCPTRFSFLNLESGQGSF